From a single Lactococcus allomyrinae genomic region:
- a CDS encoding BspA family leucine-rich repeat surface protein codes for MQKRKIISALMLSTIVLSQAAPVWATVQDELNAPKTELVEETPKPEDENHAEAPPTDEKVETEEIEENTEPQETPETLERIADANLTRITETTFTTDNTETSETIMPLESEIEGTWGDVSYSFNTDNGELTISGGSLPASNIYNNFGTLSPDFHRTDIKSIVFDGKVTANANSSYLFYYLPNLTNIEGLEDNFDTSNVTNMTSMFDYARNLTALDLSDWNTSNVTDMHSMFQYATRLTALDLSDWNTSNVTDMHSMFDYAISLTKLNMSGWDTGSVTDMHSMFYYARNLTALDLSDWDTSNVTDMGFMFYNTHSLTALDLKNFDTSEVQNMQNMFSGARSLTELDLSKFDTSQVTDMSNMFSGTSSLTKLDLSSFDTGAVISNTNMLHDTYSLNTIKLGANTNISGTSLPTSISTRLDYWELQESETLRSLTSSELMEASAESDNVTGTWIRPKFPQTIRVNSFEVSATATTLMVSEVETSEELDEGFKLEYGITTDSSGDGIVWQDEPEFTKLKTNTQYYVYVRVAENQNHSAGESLENIANTAKGVTAEETELVYAGRTQDVAEMFDFADGLTLADYELRLLSDDGELEGSSLKFETVGTFEIGAYAKHNDELEATLILTITPRPVTFTGTVSLTRPFDGTDFFGVVDGLTNYTFTAENLDSFENVVEGDNLRLYANATVSGKNAAGSNASSDWSHLIFDENQEWASYMLIDEQTDMGAENYILQEEPVFRTMITQATRDDQFELNLEVESFSHNHVTLTHTLDNFGLIQQFMTPINFMSLTRAEVDDTPRVEYAYSATNSITDVTWQTSPTFTGLQPNTTYHFFARVAETNNFLATAHEVLSLRTSALGNVTVPKEIEDGNGESGNEQNFTTGAENVADPKNLPSTGDVLEPLFGFLGTGVLVGLLTWLRQRKN; via the coding sequence ATGCAAAAAAGAAAAATCATCTCAGCGCTCATGCTCAGTACTATCGTCCTAAGTCAGGCTGCGCCTGTCTGGGCGACGGTGCAAGATGAGCTGAATGCACCGAAGACAGAACTCGTTGAAGAAACTCCTAAACCTGAAGATGAAAATCATGCTGAAGCACCGCCAACAGATGAAAAAGTTGAAACAGAGGAAATCGAGGAAAACACAGAACCACAAGAAACACCTGAAACCTTAGAGAGAATAGCTGACGCGAACCTTACTCGCATAACCGAGACAACCTTTACGACAGATAATACCGAGACAAGCGAGACAATCATGCCACTTGAAAGTGAAATTGAGGGAACATGGGGCGATGTAAGTTATAGTTTTAATACTGATAATGGGGAACTCACTATTTCTGGAGGTAGTTTGCCTGCAAGTAATATATACAACAACTTCGGTACTCTTTCACCAGATTTTCATCGAACCGATATAAAGTCGATAGTTTTTGACGGAAAAGTTACAGCAAATGCAAATTCTTCCTATTTGTTTTATTACTTGCCCAATTTGACTAACATTGAAGGTTTGGAAGACAACTTTGATACTAGCAATGTAACAAATATGACAAGTATGTTTGACTATGCCAGAAACCTAACCGCATTGGATTTGAGTGATTGGAACACGAGCAATGTAACAGATATGCATAGTATGTTTCAATATGCCACCAGACTAACCGCCCTGGATTTGAGTGATTGGAACACGAGCAATGTAACAGATATGCATAGTATGTTTGACTATGCCATCAGCCTGACCAAATTGAATATGAGTGGTTGGGACACGGGCAGTGTAACAGATATGCATAGTATGTTTTACTATGCCAGAAACCTGACCGCATTGGATTTGAGTGATTGGGACACGAGCAATGTAACAGATATGGGATTTATGTTTTACAATACCCACAGTCTGACTGCATTGGATTTGAAGAATTTTGACACGTCTGAAGTCCAAAATATGCAGAATATGTTTTCTGGTGCAAGAAGTCTAACTGAGTTAGATTTGAGTAAATTTGATACTAGTCAAGTAACAGATATGTCTAATATGTTTTCTGGAACCAGCAGTTTGACGAAGTTAGATTTAAGTAGTTTTGATACGGGTGCTGTCATATCTAATACGAATATGCTCCATGATACATATAGCCTTAACACAATCAAACTTGGAGCGAACACAAATATTTCTGGGACATCTCTTCCAACTAGCATTTCTACTAGATTAGATTATTGGGAACTTCAAGAATCTGAGACATTGCGCTCGTTGACATCTTCTGAACTCATGGAAGCTTCTGCAGAATCTGACAATGTAACAGGAACTTGGATTCGCCCGAAGTTTCCACAGACTATCAGGGTAAATAGTTTTGAGGTCAGCGCGACGGCGACCACATTGATGGTATCAGAGGTTGAAACGAGTGAAGAACTCGACGAGGGCTTCAAACTAGAATATGGCATTACAACGGATTCTTCTGGCGATGGGATAGTCTGGCAAGATGAGCCTGAATTTACTAAGTTAAAAACGAATACTCAATATTATGTCTATGTCCGTGTGGCTGAAAATCAAAATCATTCTGCAGGGGAGAGTTTGGAAAATATTGCTAATACAGCAAAAGGTGTAACGGCTGAGGAGACGGAGCTTGTCTATGCTGGACGCACGCAAGATGTGGCAGAAATGTTTGACTTTGCGGACGGTTTGACGCTTGCGGATTATGAATTGCGCTTGCTTTCTGACGATGGAGAACTTGAGGGTTCTTCGTTGAAATTTGAGACGGTTGGAACGTTTGAAATTGGGGCTTATGCCAAGCACAATGATGAGCTTGAAGCGACTTTGATACTGACGATTACGCCGCGTCCCGTAACGTTTACAGGTACTGTGAGTTTGACAAGACCATTTGATGGGACGGATTTCTTTGGCGTGGTTGATGGTTTGACAAATTATACTTTTACAGCTGAAAACTTAGATTCATTTGAAAATGTGGTCGAAGGCGATAATTTGAGATTATATGCAAATGCTACTGTATCAGGCAAAAATGCTGCTGGAAGCAATGCCAGTTCTGATTGGAGCCATTTGATTTTTGATGAAAATCAAGAATGGGCATCTTATATGCTGATTGATGAGCAAACAGATATGGGAGCAGAAAACTATATCTTGCAAGAAGAACCTGTATTTCGTACGATGATTACGCAAGCAACACGTGATGACCAATTCGAACTCAACTTGGAGGTGGAAAGTTTCAGTCACAATCATGTTACTTTGACTCACACGCTAGATAATTTTGGATTGATACAGCAGTTCATGACACCAATAAACTTTATGAGTCTGACTCGTGCGGAAGTTGATGATACACCAAGGGTAGAGTATGCTTATAGTGCAACAAACTCAATAACTGATGTAACCTGGCAGACTAGCCCAACATTCACTGGTCTGCAACCGAACACAACCTATCATTTCTTTGCCCGTGTCGCTGAAACCAATAATTTTCTCGCAACTGCGCATGAAGTTTTATCCCTTCGCACCAGTGCTCTAGGGAATGTGACGGTTCCTAAAGAGATAGAGGACGGCAATGGTGAGAGTGGTAATGAACAGAACTTTACTACAGGTGCTGAAAATGTGGCGGATCCTAAAAATTTACCAAGTACAGGCGATGTACTAGAGCCACTCTTTGGATTTTTGGGTACAGGTGTGCTTGTAGGACTTTTAACTTGGCTCAGACAAAGGAAAAATTGA
- a CDS encoding iron-containing alcohol dehydrogenase family protein, with the protein MNLIEEVRPGANRYVSGVGVLKDLPEYLGDFEKVAIVTGEQSYQVFLDFYQGEFTFPVFRYDGTASTVNGSALADKIGKADVILAIGGGRVIDTAKVVARELGCDLVVVPTLISNCAPYTPVAALYHSNHTFDKVDYFARGAYLTLVDWEFLLATPREYLVAGIGDTVAKWYEMEGIVRHVAPEDLTASVRLGFASAKTIFKILFEDSAEALQALENQEVTSAFGRIADTIIELSGTVGGFAGSYGRMSGAHALHNGLSLLPETHTILHGSKVAYGVLVQLAYTGDLAEVEKLLPFYAASDLPTRLAELNITDFDRQKLLSVAEFAASSKESYVLIDSEVTDEKVLDAIEKLEQFVAKVV; encoded by the coding sequence ATGAATTTAATTGAAGAAGTACGTCCTGGGGCGAATCGTTATGTTTCTGGAGTTGGAGTGTTGAAAGATTTGCCTGAGTATCTAGGGGATTTTGAGAAGGTTGCGATAGTCACTGGGGAGCAGTCTTATCAGGTGTTTTTAGACTTTTATCAGGGAGAATTTACTTTTCCTGTTTTTCGTTATGATGGTACGGCTTCCACAGTAAATGGAAGTGCACTTGCGGATAAAATTGGTAAAGCAGATGTGATTTTGGCAATTGGTGGTGGTCGTGTGATTGACACAGCAAAAGTTGTGGCGCGTGAGCTTGGGTGTGATCTAGTGGTGGTGCCGACTTTGATTTCAAATTGTGCGCCTTATACACCTGTTGCAGCACTGTACCACAGCAATCATACGTTTGATAAAGTCGATTATTTTGCACGAGGGGCATATTTGACTTTGGTTGACTGGGAGTTTTTACTTGCAACGCCACGAGAATACTTGGTGGCAGGGATTGGCGATACAGTCGCTAAATGGTATGAAATGGAAGGAATAGTGCGTCATGTGGCGCCTGAAGACTTGACAGCTTCTGTACGGCTTGGTTTTGCAAGTGCTAAGACTATTTTCAAGATTTTGTTTGAGGATTCGGCGGAAGCTTTGCAAGCTCTGGAAAATCAAGAGGTTACATCTGCTTTTGGGAGGATTGCGGATACGATTATCGAGCTTTCTGGAACTGTCGGTGGTTTTGCGGGTTCTTATGGTCGGATGTCGGGGGCGCACGCTTTGCATAATGGCTTATCACTTTTACCTGAAACACATACGATTTTGCACGGCTCAAAGGTGGCTTATGGTGTTTTGGTGCAACTCGCATATACAGGAGATTTAGCTGAGGTTGAAAAATTATTACCTTTCTATGCGGCAAGCGATTTGCCTACACGACTGGCAGAGTTAAATATTACAGATTTTGACCGTCAGAAACTTTTGAGTGTGGCAGAGTTTGCTGCAAGTAGCAAGGAGTCCTATGTGCTGATTGATTCAGAGGTGACGGATGAGAAAGTGCTGGATGCGATTGAGAAGTTGGAGCAGTTTGTTGCTAAAGTGGTCTAG
- a CDS encoding GNAT family N-acetyltransferase → MKNLEIRQLEPTDLEVFLRYTADWKTDTSLFKIDETSIYNEISKGNFADWQKQIRREEIEVRNPDWSTCTKYFAFVGGEIAGVCSCRWQIEKGILLEWGGHIGYGVAPSFRGAHLAAQMVTFALEKYRERGIFSVMISADKDNVASRKTIEQCGGVLENIVDIDGNKVCRYWIDLR, encoded by the coding sequence ATGAAAAATTTAGAAATCAGGCAACTAGAGCCAACGGATTTAGAGGTTTTTCTGCGCTATACTGCTGACTGGAAAACAGATACAAGTCTGTTCAAGATTGATGAGACAAGTATTTATAATGAAATTTCTAAGGGAAATTTCGCTGATTGGCAGAAACAAATTCGTCGTGAGGAGATAGAAGTTCGCAACCCTGATTGGTCAACTTGTACGAAGTATTTTGCTTTTGTAGGTGGTGAAATTGCAGGAGTTTGTTCTTGTCGTTGGCAGATTGAAAAGGGTATTTTACTGGAGTGGGGCGGACATATTGGTTATGGTGTGGCACCGAGCTTTCGTGGCGCACATTTAGCTGCTCAAATGGTAACTTTTGCACTTGAAAAATATCGGGAGCGAGGCATTTTTTCTGTAATGATTTCTGCTGATAAAGATAATGTTGCAAGCCGTAAGACTATTGAACAGTGTGGTGGTGTGCTTGAAAATATTGTTGATATAGATGGCAATAAAGTTTGTCGTTATTGGATTGATTTGAGATAA
- a CDS encoding C69 family dipeptidase, whose product MKIQDRKKGSCTTILVGKKASLDGSTLIARNDDGHEALDPQRFVVVHPDDQPRHYKAVLSGLELDLPENPLRYTSTPNAVLKDGIWPAAGINSANVAMSATETITTNPRILGLDPYVENGMGEEDLVTLVLPYITSARAGVERLGDLLTIYGTYEPNGIAFADNDEVWWLETIGGHHWAAVRIPDDSYVVAPNRMNIDEFKFDNDDYLCSPDLKALIDENHLNPDDFGGYTTHYNLRHIFGSSSIKDSVYNNPRTWYGQNFLGEKSDDPQNHDLPFICEATRKISVEDVKFVLSSHFENTPYDVYSTTNTAAERKLFRPIGINRNHSVHILQVRNHVPAELAGVQWLAFGANTFNHVVPFYTNIDDTPACYRDAKAEYDPTNMYWLSATTAVLGDSNYDLFVDLRDTYALNTMAKFHEVQNETDRKLPDTDITAYLTKANEQLAKVALEAQTELLGRMVVLGSANMKLRFDFND is encoded by the coding sequence ATGAAAATTCAAGACAGAAAAAAAGGTTCATGTACGACAATCTTAGTCGGGAAAAAGGCATCACTTGACGGCTCAACACTCATCGCCCGCAACGATGACGGACATGAAGCACTTGACCCGCAACGCTTTGTTGTTGTTCATCCTGACGACCAACCACGCCACTATAAAGCAGTGCTTTCAGGACTTGAACTTGATTTACCTGAAAATCCATTGCGCTACACTTCAACACCGAACGCTGTCCTCAAAGACGGGATTTGGCCTGCTGCAGGCATTAATAGCGCCAATGTCGCCATGTCTGCGACCGAAACGATTACGACCAATCCACGCATTCTTGGGCTTGACCCTTATGTTGAAAATGGGATGGGCGAGGAAGACTTGGTTACACTAGTCTTGCCTTATATCACTTCAGCGCGTGCAGGTGTAGAACGCCTTGGCGACTTGCTCACGATTTATGGCACTTATGAGCCAAACGGTATTGCTTTTGCCGATAATGATGAGGTGTGGTGGCTCGAAACGATTGGTGGACATCACTGGGCAGCAGTGCGTATTCCTGATGATAGCTACGTTGTCGCACCTAATCGCATGAATATTGACGAGTTCAAGTTTGACAACGATGACTATCTCTGCTCACCAGACTTGAAAGCCTTGATTGATGAAAATCATCTGAATCCTGATGACTTTGGCGGTTACACGACACACTACAATCTGCGTCATATTTTTGGTTCAAGCTCAATTAAAGACAGCGTTTATAACAATCCGCGGACTTGGTATGGGCAAAACTTTTTAGGTGAAAAATCTGATGACCCACAAAATCATGACCTCCCTTTCATTTGCGAAGCAACTCGAAAAATCTCTGTTGAAGATGTGAAATTCGTTCTGAGTAGTCATTTTGAAAACACGCCTTACGATGTTTATAGCACAACCAACACAGCAGCTGAGCGCAAACTTTTCCGTCCGATTGGCATTAACCGAAATCATAGCGTGCATATCCTTCAAGTCAGAAATCATGTCCCTGCTGAACTTGCAGGCGTTCAGTGGCTGGCTTTTGGTGCGAATACCTTCAATCATGTCGTGCCTTTCTATACGAATATTGACGATACACCTGCTTGCTACCGTGATGCCAAGGCCGAATACGACCCAACCAATATGTACTGGCTCTCCGCGACAACGGCGGTGCTTGGCGATAGTAACTATGACCTTTTTGTCGATTTGCGTGACACTTATGCGCTCAACACGATGGCGAAATTCCATGAAGTCCAAAACGAAACTGACCGCAAGCTCCCAGACACCGACATCACTGCCTATCTCACAAAAGCGAACGAACAGCTCGCCAAAGTTGCCCTCGAGGCTCAAACCGAACTCCTCGGGCGCATGGTGGTGCTTGGGTCTGCTAATATGAAGTTGCGATTTGATTTTAATGATTAA
- the dapB gene encoding 4-hydroxy-tetrahydrodipicolinate reductase, with amino-acid sequence MSKIKVIIAGFKGRMGSTAVNMVLEQTDFDLVGLLDPFTTKIEAFGAPVFNVKEDLKGLAADVWIDFTQPSVAFENTKFALEHGFRPVIGTTGFTEEQIAELTEISCLKKLGGLIAPNFALGAVLLMQFSKSAAKYFPDVEIIELHHDKKKDAPSGTAVKTAELIAENRKSHKQGAPDELETLAGARGADVDGMRIHSVRLPGLVAHQEVIFGSVGEGLTLRHDSYDRVSFMTGVALAVREVMEVNELKYGLEHFLDL; translated from the coding sequence ATGAGTAAAATTAAAGTAATTATTGCGGGATTTAAAGGACGTATGGGCTCTACTGCTGTAAATATGGTATTGGAACAAACTGATTTTGATTTGGTGGGCTTGCTTGACCCTTTTACGACGAAAATAGAAGCTTTTGGGGCGCCAGTTTTTAATGTAAAAGAGGATTTAAAAGGCTTGGCGGCAGATGTTTGGATTGACTTCACTCAGCCATCCGTTGCTTTTGAAAATACAAAATTTGCACTTGAACATGGCTTTCGACCAGTTATTGGTACAACAGGCTTTACAGAAGAGCAGATTGCAGAATTAACTGAGATTTCATGTCTGAAAAAGTTGGGTGGATTGATTGCGCCTAACTTCGCATTGGGAGCTGTGTTGCTTATGCAATTTTCTAAATCTGCTGCAAAGTATTTTCCAGATGTTGAGATTATTGAGCTTCATCATGATAAGAAAAAGGATGCACCGTCAGGAACAGCTGTGAAAACTGCGGAATTGATTGCTGAAAATCGTAAGAGCCATAAGCAAGGAGCACCAGATGAACTAGAAACTTTAGCGGGCGCGCGTGGTGCAGATGTTGATGGAATGAGGATTCATTCGGTGCGTTTGCCAGGGCTTGTCGCACATCAAGAAGTGATTTTTGGGTCAGTAGGTGAAGGATTAACTTTGCGACATGACAGCTATGATCGTGTGAGCTTTATGACAGGGGTTGCACTTGCTGTGCGTGAAGTGATGGAAGTCAATGAGTTGAAGTATGGTTTGGAGCATTTCTTGGATTTATGA
- a CDS encoding CCA tRNA nucleotidyltransferase has protein sequence MKLEKMPSEFVRALPVLQKIQAHGFEAYFVGGSVRDVLLGRDIHDVDIATSAYPEEVKMIFPHTIDIGIEHGTVLVLAGKDLRDDTEHYEITTFRTESKYTDFRRPDSVDFVRDLREDLKRRDFTINAFACNADGEIIDLFDGLCDLHERRLRAVGSAFERFNEDALRIMRAMRFAATLEFEIEPETFIAMKNHASLLTKISVERIFIELDKLLNAEGWRNGMLLLAQSDAWKYLPEFELSALTKLTQELSVDFSFKCSEQAWAALLVRFDKVDVKKFLRQWKVSNEFITAVSSLTEAYKLSAWDLPSLYRFGLEKCQMIDDLKAGEGKAVDFSEAIKINNALQIHDKSEIVVTGSTLMRECNLEAGPLLGKILKTIEEKIVKNELKNDKASIMNFVTENFAY, from the coding sequence ATGAAATTAGAAAAAATGCCGTCAGAGTTTGTTAGAGCGCTGCCGGTTTTGCAAAAAATACAAGCGCATGGTTTTGAGGCTTATTTTGTAGGTGGAAGTGTGCGTGATGTGCTTTTGGGACGTGATATTCATGATGTTGATATTGCGACGAGCGCTTATCCCGAAGAAGTCAAGATGATTTTTCCGCATACGATTGATATCGGAATTGAGCATGGTACGGTATTGGTGCTTGCAGGTAAGGACTTGCGTGATGACACGGAGCATTATGAAATTACGACTTTCAGGACGGAGAGTAAATATACAGATTTTAGGCGACCTGATTCTGTGGACTTTGTGCGTGATTTGCGTGAGGATTTAAAGCGGCGTGATTTTACGATTAATGCATTTGCTTGTAATGCTGACGGTGAAATCATTGATTTGTTTGATGGTTTGTGTGACTTGCATGAGCGCCGTTTACGTGCGGTAGGCAGTGCGTTTGAGCGTTTCAATGAAGATGCTCTACGAATCATGCGCGCGATGCGTTTTGCGGCAACACTTGAGTTTGAAATTGAACCTGAAACTTTTATTGCAATGAAAAATCATGCGTCATTACTGACAAAAATTTCGGTGGAAAGAATTTTTATCGAATTGGATAAGTTGTTGAATGCTGAGGGATGGCGCAATGGAATGTTGCTACTTGCACAGTCGGATGCTTGGAAATATTTACCTGAATTTGAGTTGTCAGCACTGACAAAACTGACACAGGAGCTGTCAGTAGATTTTAGCTTTAAATGTTCAGAGCAAGCATGGGCAGCGCTTTTGGTTAGATTTGATAAGGTTGATGTCAAGAAATTTTTGCGCCAATGGAAAGTTTCTAATGAATTTATCACGGCTGTCAGCAGTCTGACAGAGGCTTATAAGCTGTCAGCATGGGATTTACCGAGCCTCTATCGTTTTGGCTTAGAAAAGTGTCAAATGATTGATGACTTGAAAGCAGGAGAAGGCAAAGCTGTTGATTTTTCTGAAGCGATCAAAATTAACAATGCTTTACAGATTCATGATAAATCGGAAATTGTAGTGACAGGCAGCACTTTGATGAGGGAATGTAATCTGGAAGCTGGGCCGCTACTTGGTAAAATCTTGAAAACAATTGAAGAAAAGATTGTCAAAAATGAGTTAAAAAATGACAAAGCCAGCATTATGAACTTTGTCACAGAAAACTTTGCTTATTAA
- a CDS encoding DHA2 family efflux MFS transporter permease subunit, giving the protein MKFNGRLGILTAIFIATFMTSVEVTIVTTAMPTIISELHGLELQSWVFAIYLLTTAITTPIYGKLSDTIGRKRIFMFGLFFFLVGSGLCGFAPNMLTLIMFRAVQGIGAGAVMPLTFTIIADLFTFEERASIMALNNTAWAISALAGPLLGGWIVDTLGWHWVFFINVPLGLITILLAAFGYKDLHERKDKVLMDWMGILSLSALLISLLMVFQGLAGAVINWTFEVIFAVIFVMALVIFIRAEKKAADPILNFEMFKTRTFTIQILLATLLSGCLIGFNIYFPIWLQAIYRVPAFVAGLALTPSSVLWMIASFFVGFLMRRFMVRPLFAVLIGILLISYVPLVFARAKFPMFAFYVISGVTGAVMGIILTATTLLAQKLVPKEMVGQASSMVVLGRTLGQAMMTGIFGLAFSLGINMGLKKFPEVTYKLVNEFVSTTTSNAVPDGLHASLEKIVLGAIHHVFWITIVLCALSFVINLFDKKVVSSDKI; this is encoded by the coding sequence ATGAAATTTAATGGACGCTTAGGAATTCTTACGGCCATTTTTATTGCAACATTTATGACCTCTGTTGAGGTAACAATTGTGACAACTGCAATGCCAACGATTATTTCAGAATTGCATGGGCTTGAGTTACAGAGTTGGGTGTTTGCGATTTATTTGCTTACGACTGCTATTACGACACCGATTTATGGGAAATTATCCGATACGATTGGGCGTAAAAGAATTTTTATGTTTGGACTCTTTTTCTTTTTAGTTGGTTCAGGGCTTTGTGGATTTGCACCAAATATGCTGACGTTGATTATGTTTCGCGCGGTTCAAGGGATAGGTGCTGGGGCAGTTATGCCATTGACTTTCACGATTATTGCCGACTTATTTACTTTTGAGGAACGGGCAAGTATCATGGCATTGAACAATACAGCTTGGGCGATTTCAGCGCTTGCTGGTCCGCTGCTTGGGGGATGGATTGTTGATACGCTGGGTTGGCACTGGGTCTTCTTTATTAATGTTCCGCTTGGACTGATTACGATTTTACTTGCTGCTTTTGGTTATAAAGATCTGCATGAGAGAAAAGATAAGGTGTTAATGGATTGGATGGGGATTTTATCTCTTTCTGCGCTGTTGATTTCTTTGTTAATGGTTTTTCAAGGTTTAGCTGGGGCAGTCATTAATTGGACTTTTGAAGTTATCTTTGCGGTTATATTTGTGATGGCTTTGGTGATTTTTATTCGAGCAGAGAAGAAAGCAGCGGATCCTATTTTGAATTTTGAAATGTTCAAAACGAGGACTTTTACGATTCAAATTTTGCTTGCAACACTTTTGTCTGGATGTCTGATTGGGTTTAATATTTATTTTCCAATTTGGCTTCAAGCTATTTATCGTGTGCCAGCTTTTGTTGCTGGACTTGCTTTGACACCAAGCTCAGTCCTTTGGATGATTGCTTCATTTTTTGTTGGGTTTTTAATGCGACGATTTATGGTGCGTCCTTTGTTTGCGGTGCTTATTGGTATATTGCTCATCAGTTACGTTCCGCTCGTTTTTGCTAGAGCAAAATTTCCAATGTTTGCTTTCTATGTGATTTCAGGTGTGACTGGTGCAGTGATGGGAATTATTTTGACGGCGACAACTTTGCTTGCTCAAAAACTTGTTCCAAAGGAAATGGTAGGGCAGGCGAGTTCAATGGTTGTCCTTGGCCGAACGCTTGGTCAAGCAATGATGACAGGAATTTTTGGATTGGCATTCTCACTTGGAATTAATATGGGTCTGAAGAAATTTCCAGAAGTGACTTATAAGTTAGTCAACGAGTTTGTCAGTACGACAACTTCAAACGCTGTTCCTGATGGACTGCACGCCTCGCTTGAAAAAATTGTCCTTGGAGCAATTCACCATGTTTTTTGGATTACAATTGTTTTATGTGCACTGAGTTTTGTCATCAATCTTTTTGATAAAAAGGTCGTTAGTAGCGACAAAATATGA